TCATTTTCTTTAAAAGGATGAAACTGTGGTAAATTTATTGCTATTATTCGATGAGTTGTATTCATATTATTCAATTGTTTGAAACTCCGATATAACTTTTCTGGTTTCATTCAAATAGGCTCTGCCCCATTTCTGATCAGGTTCCAGATGGTTACCTTCAGCCCATTCATTCCAGGCATTGATAAAAATAAGGTTTTCTTCCCTGCTATATGGTACAAAGGACTTTAATATATGCTTTAGCCATTGACCATATAATTCAGGGGTATTTTCGATTATTGCCCAAAATGGCTTATTAATTCTTCTTGGAGAATTATCCCATGATGGAGTTATACCAGGAAACTCCTTATACGGTTTAGGTTCTCTTGATATCTCAATATCAATGTATTCCTTATATCTTATTAAGTTTGTTTCTATTGGACTTTTTCGACCCAAAATATTCAGTATTTTTGTTCTGATACGATAGAAGAACCAATTAATGGGATTCAAACGGGCTTTAGGGAAGCCAGTGTGAAGTCGTGGTTGAAAATCAATTGCAGAATCAAAACCAGCCTCAATAAACTTTTCGCGATTTGGTTCTGGCCAATTAAGCATAAACGCCAAATATAGATCATAGCCATAGTCTTTTGCAACTGTTCTCCAAGTAAGAATCGTATCCTGTATATCAGGGAAAAGAGCGGGTCGATAAACAACAAAAACTGGCTTACCATCAACTTTAATATACCTTTTGTCTGGAAATACCTTTTCACACAACCATCGCATATGATTAATATCATCTTCCTTGCTATACTTCTGCTCAATAAGAACATTTTTAAATCCACCATCCCAATTTCTTGCCCAATTCTCATTAGCCCAGCAAAGCATAAAAGGGAAATCAGGTTCTCCAGACGATAAGATTTCATTAACAGGTCGTTCCATCAACTGATGACCATTAAACCAATAATGATAGTAACAGAAACCATATATCCCCGCATCTTTGGCCAAATCAGCTTGCATTTGTCTTGCTTCAGGAAGCCGTAGGTCATAAAATCCCGTATCAGCAGGAAGATGCGGCTCATAATGACCCTTAAAACGAGGTCTTGCCTTTGTCACATTCGTCCATTCTGTAAACCCTTTACCCCACCATTCATCATTTTCTTTAAAGGGGTGATATTGAGGAAGATTTATTGCAATTACTCTAAATTTGTCCATTTCTTTTTAAATTAGGATTTATAACAAAATCATATCTATCAACTTGTTAAGATCTTTATCCTGTCTTTCTTGCACCTTTAAATATTGTAATCTAGATTTTAAACAAAAACTATCATAATTTTTATCATTCAATTCCATCAATCCTTTAAATATATTGCTAATATAAAATGGAGAGAAATAAATTGGAGCATCACCAAGTACTTCTGGTATTGAAGTGGTGTTAGACGCAATTACCGGCTTTGAATAATGCATAGCTTCGATAGGAGGGTAACCAAAACCTTCAAAAAAAGATGGATATATTAAAGCATAGCAATGCTTATAAGCATGCAACAAATCTGAATCATTCAAATAGTCAACTCCTATTACATTTGAATTATTATCCCCCTTATGATTTAATGCAAGGAGATATATATTTGGACAATAATGACTATATCTTCTAAAAGCATCTATTGTTTTCTGTGGATTTTTTGTATCGCGATTTGCACTTACAAAAAGGAAATACTTCTGATTACTTTGAATCAGTTTTTTTAATACAGAATTTTCAATTTCTTTCTTCTCTTTGGAATAAAGCCTCTCTGGGCTGTATAATACTTCTACTTTTTCAGATGGAATATCATAGTTGTACATAAGCGAATACTTTGTACTTTCCGACACTGTAATAATCGTACTTTTAGGATTATTTTTGACAAGCGAAATAATATTTACAAAATCTCCAACCTCTTTCTTGTGTATCGGATAATTTATATTTTTATAAAACCACAAACCAAATTTATATGCATATCGTTTAAATTTCAATTTTTCAACGATACTATTTTTAGATTTCTTTGCAGAATCGAAATTAGATTGTAATAAATGCATATAACCATAAATGTGATTTGAAGTTAGTTCTTGGTATAGCAAGTCATGAACCACACATATAACTTCACATTTGATATCCATCAAGGTTTCATAAGACTGCAAATACTGGGCACAAGCAATGAAGAACTTATCAATTTTAAAACTACTAACTATCTCGGATATTCTATTATCTGAAACATCCAAAAATGAAACATTATACAATTTTGTCAAGCATTCCTCTTGCATATCTGAATATGCAATACCTTTTTGGGAGTCATATAACACATACACATTTCTCTCGTGAAGATTCTTTTGTGTTATATGACTAATCATCTCAAAAAAAACTCTCCTATGATATTCACCTGCACCTGTTTTAAGGGACAGTGTAATAAAATCAAACAATATATTCATGATTTCAAAGAATTAATAATAAACTGAAGAGATTTATTTCTCAACTTACAGAGCCTTTCATCTACATCATCCCAATCTATTTCCATAAGAATATATTCTTCAACATTTTGTTCTCCCTTCCATATTAAATTCTCTAATCCAACAAGTTTAATAAGATTAAGAGGTCGTTCATTACTAGCCCCATAAGCCCCCTTCAATGGGGTGTATATAAAACGCTTATGATGGAGTATACAAAACACTATACCATGAAAAGAAGCAGTTATAACCAGTTTGGCTTGAATAATTAAAGAAAGCCATCTGCCGATAGTTGCATATTCGTAATTAACATCATTAAATATTTCTCTACATGGAAAATAACCACTACCTGGGGTCACAACTATATCAATATTCTTCTCTTTCGCAAAACTTTTTAAACCACACCAAGGCAAATTACTAGTCGAACTATAATTCAAACTATAAATAAAAAAGAATGATTTATCATATTCTTTTTCTGTAATATCATTAATCAACTCTTCGTAGCTTGATTTACTTAGCAACAATGTCGGGTCAAGAACTAAATTTGCATCAAAACCTACATTTTTACATATTTCAATGCCTGAAGGTTCTCTTACGGAAATCGCATCAAATAGAGATAAGAACCAACGTAGTTTACCCATCAATCTATCAGGATAAAAATTATGCCCTATACTTGGAGCATAAGAAATTCTCTTAACTTTTTTATCCCCAAATTGTAAAAAGAATGCTGCCAATTCATCTTCTGTCAAGTCATAATTCCAAACTTGATCACTACCTGTTATGTATGCATCAGCATCAGGAGGATTCTTTCTTAGATCATCAAGTGTATAATATTCACAAGACGATGAAACAATTTTTTCGGATCTAAATCTCTCAAAACATCTCATTGGATTTTTGAATTCAATAATCCTTCTGTCACTATCCCGTTGAATGTCATTCGCTTTACGTCTTCTCCTTTCTGATATTTCAGGAACAACCAACAAGATTTTAACAAGGCGTTTTATAAAACCAGACAACTTTTTTTTATATGACCTTCTCTTTTTGACTATAGGAAATTCCGCTCTCCTAAAACGTATAAGAAAAGGGGTATGTCCCATGTTTATAAGGCACCGTTGTAATGCCCAGCATTGTAACAATTGCCCATAATTATCATTTGACTGCCAATATGTGATTATACCTATTTTCATTATATATTTTATTTCTTTCTACTTAGCATATATTTTACATCTTCAATCTCCTTGAATTTTAATATATATGCTACAATAATGTAAAATGAGAAACCAACTATTCCACCGATGACAAGCTGCAAAATCATATTATCAATCATTCTTATAAGTGCTAAGACAACAAAAAACATGACAGCAGACAAAATGTATGAGGCTGCGACATCTTTGGTCTGACGCCAAAAACCAACGCCCAACAATTTATTTGTATAATATGTATTAAAAAGCATTCCAACAAACGTACCTAATATCTGATAATAACAGAAGGCTACTATACCGAAATTCAGAGCGAAACACATCAACATAAAGTTTGTTGTTCTCTTAGCAACTTCCATTTTCAAATAAAGGTCAGTACGCCCTTGTACCTGCAGTGCGCTTCTATTTAATGACTGTAAAGGCCACCACATAATTGCAAAACAAATAATTTGCAACAAATATATGCACGCTTCCCACTTCTCAGTTATAAGCGAAATAATTAAAGGGCGTGCCAAAGCACAAAGAAGAAAAAAAACAGGAAAAGATATAAAACAAGTCATCTTCATCATTCTACGATAAGTTTGTGCAAGATGCTGCGGATCTGACTGTAATCTACTTAGTACAGGGAAAGTTACTCCCTGTATAATTCCTGTTATCTGCGCAGAAGGCAATTTTGCATAACCTTCAGCCCTATTAAATACGCCCAAAGTTTCTGGCGTATAGAATTTACCTATAAAAATAGGCGCAACATTAATATATAAAATCTCCAAAACGTTTGCCCCCATAAGTTTATTACCATAATTCCAGAGATAACTAAAGGAATTCTTACAAAACTTCTCTCTTGGAATCCACTTTACAGCAAACCACGTCTGTACAAGCCCCATGAGACTAGACGTAAGATTTGCTATAATAAGAGACCAAAGGCCCAAACCAGAATATGCAGAAGAAATACCTACAATTGCACCAAATATATGATTCACTATTGCTATTCGCGCTGGGGTTTTGAAATCAAGTTTTCTCTGAAGTATAATTACTTGAGGTGTTCGTAAAGGGCCCCACAAAAAAGCAAGAGCTGTTATGCGAATAAGCGATGTCAATACCGGAGTATCATAAAAAACGGCAATCCAAGGAGCAGCTAAAAACATTATTAGATACATGACCGCACCAACTCCTAAGCTGTAATAAAACGACGTTGACAAATCTTTCTCCGTTACCTCCTGCTTTCTCACTAACGCCTGAGCAAAACCACTATCAATAAAAACGCCAGCAATGGACATAAATACCGCGGGCAATGCTGTGATACCATAGTCTGTTGGTGAAAGTAATCGAGCCATCACCACACCTACTGCGAAATTCATAATATGAACTGCAGCTTGATTTAGGAATGTCCAATACATTCCTATTTTCGTTTTATATTTTAAATTATCCATTATCTTCTATAACCTGTTAACAAAGGAAAATACCTATCACATATTTTCGCTACCACATAACAGCATGATAAAATAAAAGAGGAAATAAATAAAGCTACCCATACACTATTTGTTTCTATATATTCTTTCAAGATTATATAAAATATTTTATGAAATCCCAGAACTATTATAGTTCCATTTGATATTCCCAGAATTACTTTACTCTTATAATTAACGAACAAGGAAGATAATATCATTACAAATATTGTTCCTGATATCCCGCTCATAATAAATAATAATGGATAGTGGCCAAAATACATTGTATTAATTGACAAACCGCGAGAGCTATTAAAGTCTATATTTATATTAGTGCAAAAAAGAAGGACAAGGAAACTTACCCCCCCCAGAATGCAAAGGATAATTTTATTACTATGTTTATACTCTTCAATTCTCAAGAAAAAATTCTTAAAATAAAAACCAATATAAAAAAATAGAAATCCAACCATCGTCGAATCAAACCTAAACGGTAATAAATTGTCCATTAATAAAAATAAAAACGATAAAAACAAGCAAAACTTGGCGAATTTATGGTGCATATATAAATAAGACATTAGAATCTTTATTATTGCCAACGAATAGCAAAACCACATTGCACCAGAAAAAGCAATCGATGTATTACGAAAATCCCCGCCACTCATTATACCGAGTAGATAACTTCTAAAAAAAGAGAACGTAATTCTTTCTTCATGGCCGTAACAAAAACTCAAGAAAACGCCTATAACCAAACATATTAGGCAGATAAAAATATAGGGAAGGACAAGCTGACGACTGACTTTATTTAATGTTTCCTTGAAGTTCGAGTATTTATATAGAATTCCTGAAACCACATAGAATAAAGGCATATGAAATAGAGTAATAATATGCTCACTATT
The sequence above is a segment of the Prevotella sp. E9-3 genome. Coding sequences within it:
- a CDS encoding glycoside hydrolase family 99-like domain-containing protein, with the protein product MDKFRVIAINLPQYHPFKENDEWWGKGFTEWTNVTKARPRFKGHYEPHLPADTGFYDLRLPEARQMQADLAKDAGIYGFCYYHYWFNGHQLMERPVNEILSSGEPDFPFMLCWANENWARNWDGGFKNVLIEQKYSKEDDINHMRWLCEKVFPDKRYIKVDGKPVFVVYRPALFPDIQDTILTWRTVAKDYGYDLYLAFMLNWPEPNREKFIEAGFDSAIDFQPRLHTGFPKARLNPINWFFYRIRTKILNILGRKSPIETNLIRYKEYIDIEISREPKPYKEFPGITPSWDNSPRRINKPFWAIIENTPELYGQWLKHILKSFVPYSREENLIFINAWNEWAEGNHLEPDQKWGRAYLNETRKVISEFQTIE
- a CDS encoding glycosyltransferase, which codes for MNILFDFITLSLKTGAGEYHRRVFFEMISHITQKNLHERNVYVLYDSQKGIAYSDMQEECLTKLYNVSFLDVSDNRISEIVSSFKIDKFFIACAQYLQSYETLMDIKCEVICVVHDLLYQELTSNHIYGYMHLLQSNFDSAKKSKNSIVEKLKFKRYAYKFGLWFYKNINYPIHKKEVGDFVNIISLVKNNPKSTIITVSESTKYSLMYNYDIPSEKVEVLYSPERLYSKEKKEIENSVLKKLIQSNQKYFLFVSANRDTKNPQKTIDAFRRYSHYCPNIYLLALNHKGDNNSNVIGVDYLNDSDLLHAYKHCYALIYPSFFEGFGYPPIEAMHYSKPVIASNTTSIPEVLGDAPIYFSPFYISNIFKGLMELNDKNYDSFCLKSRLQYLKVQERQDKDLNKLIDMILL
- a CDS encoding polysaccharide pyruvyl transferase family protein; translation: MKIGIITYWQSNDNYGQLLQCWALQRCLINMGHTPFLIRFRRAEFPIVKKRRSYKKKLSGFIKRLVKILLVVPEISERRRRKANDIQRDSDRRIIEFKNPMRCFERFRSEKIVSSSCEYYTLDDLRKNPPDADAYITGSDQVWNYDLTEDELAAFFLQFGDKKVKRISYAPSIGHNFYPDRLMGKLRWFLSLFDAISVREPSGIEICKNVGFDANLVLDPTLLLSKSSYEELINDITEKEYDKSFFFIYSLNYSSTSNLPWCGLKSFAKEKNIDIVVTPGSGYFPCREIFNDVNYEYATIGRWLSLIIQAKLVITASFHGIVFCILHHKRFIYTPLKGAYGASNERPLNLIKLVGLENLIWKGEQNVEEYILMEIDWDDVDERLCKLRNKSLQFIINSLKS
- a CDS encoding lipopolysaccharide biosynthesis protein yields the protein MDNLKYKTKIGMYWTFLNQAAVHIMNFAVGVVMARLLSPTDYGITALPAVFMSIAGVFIDSGFAQALVRKQEVTEKDLSTSFYYSLGVGAVMYLIMFLAAPWIAVFYDTPVLTSLIRITALAFLWGPLRTPQVIILQRKLDFKTPARIAIVNHIFGAIVGISSAYSGLGLWSLIIANLTSSLMGLVQTWFAVKWIPREKFCKNSFSYLWNYGNKLMGANVLEILYINVAPIFIGKFYTPETLGVFNRAEGYAKLPSAQITGIIQGVTFPVLSRLQSDPQHLAQTYRRMMKMTCFISFPVFFLLCALARPLIISLITEKWEACIYLLQIICFAIMWWPLQSLNRSALQVQGRTDLYLKMEVAKRTTNFMLMCFALNFGIVAFCYYQILGTFVGMLFNTYYTNKLLGVGFWRQTKDVAASYILSAVMFFVVLALIRMIDNMILQLVIGGIVGFSFYIIVAYILKFKEIEDVKYMLSRKK
- a CDS encoding acyltransferase family protein, with product MSESDLKIKKRPNFLDYSKVIGILLVVFGHYVYYMGIPFENNVLWNSEHIITLFHMPLFYVVSGILYKYSNFKETLNKVSRQLVLPYIFICLICLVIGVFLSFCYGHEERITFSFFRSYLLGIMSGGDFRNTSIAFSGAMWFCYSLAIIKILMSYLYMHHKFAKFCLFLSFLFLLMDNLLPFRFDSTMVGFLFFYIGFYFKNFFLRIEEYKHSNKIILCILGGVSFLVLLFCTNINIDFNSSRGLSINTMYFGHYPLLFIMSGISGTIFVMILSSLFVNYKSKVILGISNGTIIVLGFHKIFYIILKEYIETNSVWVALFISSFILSCCYVVAKICDRYFPLLTGYRR